The segment GCCGGGCAGCATGAGGACCTCGAAGCCTTCGCGTCGCGAAGCGTCGAGCGTGCCCCATTTCATGACGGCCCGGTTGTGATCCTCCGGCATCATCACCGTGACGTGCACGCCGCGGCGGTGCGCCCGGCCGAGGGCGCTCCAGAACGGCTCGCTGATGTACGGACACTGGACGACGATCCGGCGCATGGCCCGGTCGAGGGCGCGGGAAACGGCGGCGCGCAGCCCGGGGTTGCCCCGGCCCTCGCCGACCACGATCTGGTCGCCGTCGATCTCGGCGGCCGCCGCGCGGTCGTGCCCCCGCCACGTGTGCTCGAAGTCCTGGCGCAGGAACGCCGCGATCCCCGGGCTCTCGATCCGCACCATGAAGTCGTGCCAGGCGAAGTTGTGCTCGCTGAAGTTGATCCCGCCCAGGTAGGCGACCCGGTCGTCGATCGCGACCAGCTTCTTGTGGTTGCGGGCGATGAGCCGGTGGAATCGGCGTCCCACGGGCCAGGTGAACCGGACGGGCACGCCGCCCCGCTCCAGCCGGTCGCACATCTCGCCGGTGGCCGCGACCTCGCGCTGCAGGACCGCGTCGCGCCGCGCGCGCGGCAGGCCGATGAACCGGTCGTTGATCAGGTACTTCGTCACGGCGTCGGCGACGACGCGCTTCCGGGGCGCCTCGCAGGCCAGGAGGGCTTCCGCCAGGCCCAGCCCGGCGGCGTCACCCTCGAAGGAGAGCGTCTGGATGTAGACGTAGTCGCGCGCGGCGCCGAGGTCGCGCTCGAGATGTTCCCAGAACTCGGCCCCGCCGACACAGAGTCGCATCGAGGCCGGCGCGGGCCGCACCGGGGGCGTCTTCGCACCCGCTGCGGGCGTCCACGCACCTCTCCCGCTCACGCCGCCGCCTCCCTCTCCCCGGCCCGGACGTCGGCGACGTGTCGCCGCGCCTCGGCGAACATCACGAACGCCCCCAGGACCGTCCCGAAGAAGGTCGTGAGCAGCCGCCAGCCCACGACCCACAGCACTGTCACCTCGACGAGCAGCACGCGGTTCATCAGCAGCCCCGTCGAGGCCTCCGCGATGCCCGAGGCGCCCGGCGTGGGCGAGAAGTAGAGGACGATGTGCTGCAGGAGCTGGAGTCCGATGAAGGAGAGGTCGACCGGCCCCTGGAGCGCCGCCGCGAGGACGTAGCCCATGAAGTACTTGTTGAGGTAGAGGACGGCGGTCGCGAGGCACACCCATACCAGCGTCACCTTGCCGCGCGACGCGACCGCCCGGACGCCCGCCGCCAGCCGTTCGATCTCTCGGCTCAGCAGACGCCTGGCCGCCGCCGCCCAGCGCCGGACCCGCGTCCCCCGTCTCGACG is part of the Candidatus Palauibacter scopulicola genome and harbors:
- a CDS encoding phosphatidylserine/phosphatidylglycerophosphate/cardiolipin synthase family protein, with protein sequence MSGRGAWTPAAGAKTPPVRPAPASMRLCVGGAEFWEHLERDLGAARDYVYIQTLSFEGDAAGLGLAEALLACEAPRKRVVADAVTKYLINDRFIGLPRARRDAVLQREVAATGEMCDRLERGGVPVRFTWPVGRRFHRLIARNHKKLVAIDDRVAYLGGINFSEHNFAWHDFMVRIESPGIAAFLRQDFEHTWRGHDRAAAAEIDGDQIVVGEGRGNPGLRAAVSRALDRAMRRIVVQCPYISEPFWSALGRAHRRGVHVTVMMPEDHNRAVMKWGTLDASRREGFEVLMLPGPMTHAKVMRIDDSVVLGSANFDYVSFRMQPEIVLITSAPGLVREIGKRILAPDLARGREPANGRRQRWRERLGGVSMRVLEWLSPSVRERRPSPIPLATWRDGTRNSGPGGG